One segment of Sesamum indicum cultivar Zhongzhi No. 13 linkage group LG4, S_indicum_v1.0, whole genome shotgun sequence DNA contains the following:
- the LOC105160470 gene encoding cytokinin hydroxylase, with amino-acid sequence MESSLQLFLALSIAMAVFLMLVIVGSLLFSWWVLPYFAYRKLKANGFSGPKPAFPLGNLNDMKRLKKKDSSSSSSSSSSISNDIHSTAFPYFARWQKLHGKVLIYWLGTEPFLYIADPEFLKQMSADIKGKNWGKPNVFKHDREPMFGSGLVMVEGEDWVRHRHVITPAFSPANLKAMASLMVDSATKMLDRWADLISSGLPEIDVEREIISTAGEIIAKTSFGVSYENGRRVLERLRDMQITLFESNRYVGVPFGKFLNPKQSLKAKALGREIDELLRSIITERSEKPRTGKPEQDLLGLLLAENTVDGRKKRALSTKELVDECKTFFFGGHETTALALTWTLLLLGLHPEWQNELREEIKEVIGDGKSIDATMLAGLKKMGWVMNEVLRLYSPAPNVQRQVRQDIQVDNLVIPNGTNVWIDVVSMHHDQSLWGDDVYEFKPERFKDDIFGGCNHKMGFLPFGFGGRMCIGRNLTTMEYKVVLTLILSRFSFSLSPNYNHAPSILLSLRPKHGMPLIFKPL; translated from the exons atgGAATCATCACTGCAACTCTTTTTAGCTCTAAGTATTGCGATGGCTGTGTTTCTTATGTTGGTTATCGTGGGGagcttgttgttttcttggtgGGTTTTGCCTTATTTTGCTTACAGAAAGCTCAAAGCAAATGGGTTTTCTGGGCCAAAACCTGCTTTCCCTCTAGGAAATTTGAATGACATGAAAAGGCTAAAGAAGAAAgattcatcatcatcttcatcttcatcttcgaGCATATCCAATGACATCCACTCCACTGCATTCCCATACTTTGCTCGCTGGCAGAAACTACATG GGAAAGTGCTAATCTACTGGCTGGGCACAGAGCCATTCCTTTACATAGCAGACCCTGAATTTCTGAAGCAGATGTCTGCTGACATTAAAGGTAAAAATTGGGGAAAACCCAATGTTTTTAAACATGACAGAGAGCCCATGTTTGGTAGTGGTCTTGTCATGGTTGAAGGTGAAGATTGGGTCCGACACAGGCATGTCATTACTCCTGCATTCTCTCCCGCCAACTTGAAG GCTATGGCGAGCTTAATGGTGGATTCCGCTACGAAAATGCTGGACAGGTGGGCCGACCTAATCAGCTCTGGCCTGCCGGAAATCGACGTAGAGAGAGAAATCATCAGCACGGCCGGAGAAATAATCGCCAAGACAAGCTTCGGCGTAAGCTACGAAAACGGCAGAAGGGTGTTGGAAAGATTAAGGGACATGCAGATTACACTCTTCGAGTCCAACCGCTACGTGGGCGTCCCCTTCGGCAAGTTCTTGAACCCTAAACAATCCCTAAAAGCGAAGGCACTAGGCAGGGAAATCGACGAGCTTCTCAGGTCAATAATCACTGAAAGAAGTGAGAAACCGCGGACTGGGAAACCGGAGCAAGACCTCCTCGGGCTGCTGCTGGCCGAGAACACGGTGGATGGCCGGAAAAAGAGGGCTCTGTCCACCAAGGAGCTGGTGGACGAGTGCAAGACTTTCTTCTTCGGCGGCCACGAGACGACGGCTCTGGCACTGACGTGGACCCTCCTCCTCCTTGGCCTCCACCCCGAGTGGCAAAACGAGCTGAGGGAGGAGATCAAAGAAGTGATTGGAGATGGGAAGAGTATCGATGCCACAATGCTTGCTGGACTCAAGAAG ATGGGATGGGTGATGAATGAGGTTCTACGTTTGTACTCTCCGGCTCCCAACGTTCAAAGGCAAGTAAGGCAGGACATTCAAGTGGACAACTTAGTGATCCCTAACGGCACCAACGTGTGGATCGATGTTGTATCAATGCATCATGATCAGAGCCTATGGGGCGACGACGTGTACGAATTCAAACCCGAAAGGTTTAAGGACGACATATTTGGAGGATGCAATCACAAGATGGGATTCCTGCCATTTGGGTTTGGAGGGAGGATGTGCATTGGGAGGAATTTGACCACTATGGAGTACAAAGTTGTGTTAACCTTAATCCTCTCTAGGTTTTCATTTTCCCTCTCCCCTAATTATAATCATGCCCCATCCATCTTGCTCTCCCTTAGACCTAAACATGGCATGCCTCTCATTTTTAAGCCTCTTTGA